The sequence below is a genomic window from Candidatus Hydrogenedentota bacterium.
CGATTGCCGCGGCGCTTGCCCGGAGCCACCTGCCGCGTTCCCGGCGGAGGGCTTCCTGAAGCGCTTTGAGCAGGCCGGCGTGTTCCGGCACGAGCACGAGACCGTCGCGGAGGACGGCTTTCGCGAGTCTGAAACGCCGCTTTGCGAGGAGGGGGCTTGCCTTTTCCAGAAAGGCGCTCGCCGTGCGTTCGCGCAGGTTGCCGCTTGGCGAATGGGGAAGCGCGGCGGCGTAACATCGTAGCGCCGTGTCGATGTCGCCGCCGGCGCGTTGGGCTTCCGCCACTGTTTCATAGCACCATGCGGCCACCAAAGCGTGGCGGCCGGCGAGTTTCGTGTTGGCGTCCAGCAACCGTTCCAGGTCCGGCCAGCGCGTGGCGGGAGGGGCGCCGGCGCGGATTCGCGCTGCGTTGAGGTAAAGGCGGGCAAGGACGTTTTCGTCCGCATCGATGGCTTCCTTATCGGCCAAAGCGCGCTCGAAACATTGCGCGATGCCGGCCCACGGTCCGTCGCCGTGTTGCAGCGCCGCATGATAGCGCGCAATGCCGCAATGGAGATTGGCGGCGCCATTTTCGGGAGCGAGACGCAGCGCGGCGGCGCATGCGCGTTCCTGTTCCTGTGAAAGGTGTTCCTGCGAACAACGCCTTCCCAGCCGGAGCCACTGCGCAACATCGTCGCAGGGAATGTCAAGGAGGTTCCGGATAATCTGTTCGGCCTCGTCGCGACGGCCCAGCTTGTCGAGTAACGCCAGCCGCTGCCAGAGCACTTCGGCATTGCCGGGCTGCAGCCTGGTCAGACGGGCCAGGGCATCGGCCGCCTCCGCTTCCCGTTTTCCCTGCAACAAGACGGTAATCAGCTGCTCCAAGGCATCCAGATTGCCCGGTTCGCTTTCAACGAGCAGAAGCCAATGGGTTGCGGCGTGGTCCCAGTCGCCGCCGGCTGCGTAGACCCCGGCCAGTTTGCGGCGGATGACGCTTTCGTCAGGGTTCAGGTCAATCGTCCCGCGTAGTTGGCTTATCGCCTCATCACGGTCTGAAATGGACAGCAGGAAGTCGACATACTCCAGCAGCAGGACGGTATTCCGCGGCTCTTGAGCGATGCGCCTCTCCAGCGTTTCCCGCCGCGCCATCGCGTGTGGCGTTGATGCCTTCTCATCGACAAGCCGTGCGCCGCACTGACGGCAGAAATTGCTCTCCGGTTGATAAGCGATTTTGCATCCGGGGCAGATCTTCACGCCGGTTCCCCTCCCAACGCGTTGCTCCTCAGTAATCCGCGCCAGTTTACGGTGCGTCAACCGCATGTTCAAGCAAGAATTCAGTGCCCGCCTGCGAAGTGACCGGGCGGAGAAAAGGGGGACCGCAACCGCGATTCGTCATGTGTCCCGGAGGCATGGTTAGAGAATGCCGAGCACGATTTCACGAAGGACGATGACGGCAATGAACAGGACGAGGGGCGAGAAGTCGATTTGCGCGTTTCCCGCCTGAAAGGCGCGCAAGCGGTCGCGGATAGGCTTCAAGAAGGGCTCGTAGAAGGGGTCGATACCGCGGCGGATGGCGTAGGCAACCGGGTGCTGCGCCCAGGAGGCCACCGCCAACGCGATGAGCCCCAGGAGATATACGTCACATACCCAGGAAATAATACGGTGAATCATGAATGCCTCAGTCCTGCATGGTGTCGCGCTGGTTTCCGTGTTTGCGGCACGGGCGCGCGCCCAGGGACCGCTACCGCAGTTCTTTTACCTTCAGATTGCGGAATTCGATCCGGAATCCCTCACCCTCGACTCCCACAAGACCCGACGGCGCGGCGCAGTCCTTCACTTCGCAGGTGACGGCTCCGTTGACCCACAGGGTCAATACGTTGCCGCGCGCGGTAATCTCGAGCGTATTCCATTCGCCCGCGTGCTTCACGCGTCCCTCCGTCACCTCCTCCGCGGTGGTGAAGAACCGCGGTGTCCCGTCCGGGTTGGGCGTTTCGCCGAAGAGATAGCCGCCGCTGGCATCGCCGATCTGAGCCTGATGCCAAATCGCCCCGTCTTTCGAATTGCGCACATATGCGCCGCTGTTGTATCCGGCGGTTCCCTCTACCTTGATATAACGGAACTCAACGTGAAATATGGCGTCGCCGAATTCGCGGTCGCACAGCAGCATGTCATGCCCGCCGTCGCCGTCACAGACCAGTATTGTGCCGGATTCCTCGACGTGCCATTGCTGCCTGCCGAGTTCGCCGCCGGGCGGAACCGGCACGCGCGACCAGCCTTTCAAATCCGCGGACGGCATGATGTCGAGCCAGCCTGCGGCATCCGTCTCCAGCGCACTCGGCACAGGTTCGGCGGCAGTCACGGTTTGCATCGCCGCGAGGGCCAGCACGAGGCGCACAAGACAGCGGTGACCGCGGCCCCGGATTGAAGTGATACTTGAAATAAGCATGCCTCACGGTAACCGGGCGGACGCCGTAAAATCAAACCGCGCTTCCTGCCTGACTGTGTTCTCGCATTCGGCGTATAATGCCCTCGTGCGTGCGCAAGAAGGCGGAGGCCCACCGGATGCTCTCGATTCTCGCTTCAGGTTTGCTGGTTTTCGCGGCCTTGGCCGCGGCTCAGGACGTCGCGCCGCCCGCGCAGGACGTGATTCGGTTGAAGCCCGGCCAGCGGCAGCTCTTTCTCGATGACAGGACTATCGAGGAAGTTCATCAATTGGTCCGGGTCATGCACCGGCCTGAGAAACGCGGCGCGGTCGTGCGGCCGGACATCCCGAGCGACGGCACATTGATGCAGACGCGTTGCGAGCCCGTCTGGGTCCCCGAGGACGGGGACTTCAAGCTGATCTACTACGCGTATGGCGGCGGCGCGTTGGGTACGGGCATGGCGATGGCTGTGTCGAAGGACGGGTTGCACTGGACCAAGCCGCGGCTGGGCCTAGTCGAGGTGCGGGGAACGACGGATAACAATTGGATAGCGATAGATTCAAGCGTAACCGCGCCGAACCGGGCTATCGACGGTGTGGTCTACGACCCGGACGACCCCGATCCATACCGGCGATTCAAGGCGCTGCTGGGCGCGATCAACCGGAGGCCCGCGATAAGCCCGGATTGCATCCATTGGGCCTTGACGGGCTCCGAGGAAATTCCTTCGAGCGACGAGTCCCATTTCCTGTATGACAGCGACCGGAGGCAATTCCACGCGATCGTCAAAACGAGCAACGCGTATGGCCGGGCATTTGCCATCGCGAGCAGCACCGGCTTCGAGCACTGGACGCCGAACCGGCCCCTGTTTGGCGCGGACGCCGTTGACCAGGAAATGGCGCCGGCCATCATCCGCCGCCGTATCGCCGACCCGCACATGCTGGGCCCTCTGTTTGTCGAGCCGGAACCGGGTACGGATGCGCCGCGGCCAGACGACGGCCCGCGCCAGCCGGTCTGGCGCGCCGAGGTGTACAACATCGCCGTGTTTCCCTATGAAGGCCTGTACATCGGCCTGCCGAGCATGTATTACCCCACTGGCACCTGCCTGCCGGAACGGAACAACACGGACGGGTTCCACGTGATCCAGCTGGCCATGAGCCGCGACCTCGAAAACTGGTCGCGGCTGGGAGAGCGCCAGCCCTTCATCGAGCCGTCCGGCATCGAGCATGGCCGCGTTGGCGTGTATGACCGCACGCAAATCCTTGCGGCCGGCCGGCCCATTGTTCGCGAGGACGAACTCTGGTTCTATTACAGCGGCCTCAAATGGCGCGACCCCATTTATGAGCGCAACGCGGACGGCACGCCGCGCGATCCCGCTACGCTCACGCAGGAAGACCGTGCGGATTTGGAGGATGGCTGGGGCGCGATATGCCTGGCGGTATTGCGGCGGGACGGGTTCTTGTCTATGGACGCCGCCGGAGACGGCTACCTCCTCACCAAGCCGCTGCAAGTGACAGGAGACCGCCTGTTCTTGAATGTCTCCGCGTCCGCGGGGGGAGCGCAGGTGGAGATTATGGCGGCGGATGGGGAACCCATACCCGGCTTTACGCGCGAAGAGGCCGACCCGGTGACGGTAGACAGCGTGCGATTGCCGGTGTCCTGGCGGGGCCGCGCATCCATAGCCGCACTGGCGGGAAGGCCGGTACGTCTCATGATTCACTTGGAATCCGCGCAGTTGTATGCATTCTGGACGGAGGAGGGGACGTGAATGGGGATGGATGGCGGTGGTTTCGCTCGACCCCGGACGAATTTGAATAAGAAGACGCCGCGCTTGCGCTACACTGTCCGCGCGCGGCCGCGCCGGGATGCATAGGAGCAAAGAACGGTGAATCCAAGAGAAGTGTTACTGGTGAATCCGAATTTCATGACGCCGCCGGTGGCGCCGCTCGGGCTCGAGTACACGGCGGACGCGTTGGAACGCGCGGGGTTCGCGCCCGTCCTTCGCGACCTGACGTTTGCGGAGGACTGGCGCAAAGAACTGGGGGACGCGCTTGAAGCGTCCGCGTACGGCGCGGCGCTGGTTTCCGTGCGGAACATCGATGACGCCTTCTTCGCAAGCCGGGACTTCGTCCTCGCCCGGACGCGGGAGGTCGTGGCGTGGATCAAGGCCCGCAGCGGTACGCCCGTGATTCTGGGGGGCGTGGGTTTTTCGACGGCGCCTTGCGAAGTGCTTGTATTCACGGGCGCGGACTACGGAATTATCGGCGACGGCGAGGAGGGTGCGCCCGTGCTGTTGCGCGCGCTGAGCAGTGGGGGGGAAGTGGCGTCCGTACCAGGCATCGTGTCATGCGATAGCCGGGGCAAGGCGCGCGCTTCCGGTTTTGCGCAGGCGGACCTGGGGGCGCTGGGCGCGCCGCGCAGAGGATTCGTAGACAACCGGCGCTATTTTCGGGAAGGCGGCCAGGCGGGCATCGAGACCAAGCGCGGCTGCGGGATGTCGTGCGCGTACTGTGTGGAACCGCATGCAAAAGGCCGCGCGCTGCGCCTGCGCAGGCCCGAGCATGTAGTGGAAGAGGTCAAGGACTTGCTGGAGCAGGGGATTGACGTATTCCACCTTTGCGACAGCGAATTCAACCTGCCGCGCGGGCACGCGCTGGCGGTGTGCGAGGCGCTGCACGCGAGCGGGGTACACCACCGCATTCGCTGGTATACCTACGCCTATCCCGCGCCGTTCGACGGCGAACTGGCGCGGGTCATGGCGCAAGCGGGCTGTGTTGGCATCAATTTCGGCGTGGACCACCTGGATGCGCAGATGTTGCGGCGGCTTGGAAGACACTACACGGCGGACGACGTGCGGCGGACGCTCGAGGCCTGCCGCAATGCGGGCATTACGGTCATGTGCGACATGCTGTTCGGCGCGCCTGGCGAGACGCGCGAAACGCTCGCTCGCGCGATCGCGCTCATGCAGGGCATGGCGCCGGAACGAGTGGGCTTGTCCTGCGGTGTGCGGGTGTATCCGCGCACGCCCCTGGCGCGCATGGTGCGCGAGATGGGACCGCTGCGCGACAATCCGCACCTGCATGGCGAAACGGAGGAGAATGAGGATTTCTTGCGCCCGGTCTTTTACGTCGACGGCGGCATCGGGCTTGAGATTCATGACTATGTGGACACGCTCGTCTCGGGCGACACGCGGTTCTTGCACGCGAACCCGAACCGCAGGGAAGCGAACTACAATTACAACGACAACGCGGTGCTCGTGGAAGCGATACGGGCGGGGGAACGGGGCGCATATTGGGACATCCTGCGGCGCATCAGCCGTTAACCGTACGGACAGGAAGGAACAGTGCCATGACGACACCAGGCCCGAAGCCGGATGCAGCCGGGGCGCTGCAAACGCTGGGGGAAGGGAATCGCCGCTTCGCGGCGGGTCAAACGGCGCATCCGCGCGGCGACGCGGCCCGCCGCGCGCTCGCGGCGGCGTCGCAGCAGTCTGACTACGCCTACGCGACGGTGCTGAGTTGCAGCGATTCGCGCGTACCGGTGGAATGGGTCTTCGACGCGGGGATTATGGACCTGTTCGTGGTGCGCGTCGCGGGCAACGTGTGCAATACGGACGAGATCGGTTGCATCGAGTACGGCCTCGCGCACGTCAGGACGCCTGTGCTCGTGGTGATGGGGCACACGCAATGCGGCGCCGTTACCGCGGTCACACGCGCGCTCCAGGGACATGGGCATCCGCTGGAACGCAATATCCCGCCGCTCGTGAAGAGCATCGAACCGGCCGTGCGGCGTGCCTTGGAACAGGGCGCGGCGGAAGACGACGCGGCGCTGTTGCGCCTGGCGGTCGAAGAGAACATCTGGCAGGCTATCGAGAACCTGTTTTTGGCCAGCCCGCGCACGCGCGAACTTGCACGCGCGGGACAGGCGCGTGTCGTGGGCGCGGTCTACGAACTCGAGACCGGGCTGGTGCAGTGGCTGGATGAACGGCGCGTGCGCAGCCTGCTCGAGGCCGCTGAATGCAGCCCGGCGCGGGCCCGGGACCCGTTCGCGCGGGATTGACGGTTTCCGCGGAAATCGGGGCGAGGCGTGCCTCGCCCCTGCAATAGGCATGAATCAAGTCTTGGGATCGTTAGAAGAAGCGCTCATCGACTATCTGTTCGGTGCGCGCGAATACTTCCGCGGGCGGACCTTCGGCGGAGATATTAATCAGCAGGCCCTGATTGTCGTAGTGGGCCGCAAGCGGCGCGGTGCTGTCTTCGTAGGCCTGGAGACGCACGCGAATCGCGTCCGGCTGGTCGTCGTCGCGCTGGTACAATTCGCCGCCGCACTTGTCGCAGACGCCCCCGGTTTTCGGCGGGTTGAAAATAACGTGCGCAGTGGCCTTGCACGCCTTGCAGGTGCGGCGCCCGCTCAGGCGCTTCACCACTTCGTCGATATCGAGCGTATAGTTGAGCACGCCGTCGAGTTGTACGTTCAGTTCGCGCAGCATCTCTTCGAGCGCCTTGGCCTGGTCCACGGTGCGCGGGAATCCGTCCAGCAGGAAGCCATAGTCGCAGGTGAGGCAGTCAAAGCGCTCGCGGACAATCTGGACTACCGTCTCGTCGGAAACGAGCTTGCCCTGCTTCATGCGCTCCACGGCCTGGCGCATCGTTTCAGTCATGGCTTCGGGGCTCGTGTTCTTTGCCGCGCGGAACACGTCGCCGGTGGACAGCTGACAACAGCCATATTTCTTGGTGAGGTATTCCGCTTGGGTGCCCTTGCCCACGCCGGGCGCGCCGAGCAGGACCATGTGCAGCGCGCGCCTTGGTGGCGCGTCGGTCCGGTTGCAGCACGCGTCTTTCCCATGCAGCCATTTCGCACGTTCGCCTTGTACTACCACTGTTCCTCTCCCGTAAGGTTGTCTTGAAAACTGGCTCCCTGACGCGAGAACCGTTCCGCTTTTTCCTCCCGGGGCGGTCTCCGCACGAGGTCGTGAAGGACCCGCTGCGCCCCGCCTTTCTCACTGTCGCAAGCGGACGGAGTATAGCACAGCCATTGGAGGTACGGAAACGTGCGCACGGCCGCGTTCAGATGCTATGTTCCTATCTTTACGCTGGGCGATGACCGATTCGGAAATCGCGGAAGCTACGTTGTGGGAGGGGTATGATATGCGTTTGGCCATGGCCTGCATCCTGCTGCCTGTCTGGATGGTTCCGGCGGGTGCGTCCGGCTGGTGGGACTCTGCGTGGTCTTGGCGGCAGCGGGTTTCCATCGATGCGTCCATCCTCGCGCATGACCTGGAGCAATTCCCGGTCAGCCTGTTTCTGGAGAATCCTGAGTTGGTGGCGCATGCCGCGAAAGCGGACGGCTCGGACGTGCGCGCAGTCTCCCAGGATGGCCATGTGCTGCCGCTCGAGATCGTCCGGTGGCAGCCCGAAATGGCGGAATTGCACGTGCGCGTACCGCGTATCGTGGCGGGGCAGGCGGGTCAGTACGTGGATTTGTATTGCGGGAATCCCGCGGCGGAGCGCGAGCCGTCCGTTGTTTTCGCCGGGGCGGGCTACCGCGCGGTCCTGCATCTGGCCGGGGACACGCAGGATGCGTGTGCGGGCGCGCCCACGGTCGTGCCCGAAGGCAATATCGCGTTGGGCGAGGCGGCGCGGTTCCCGGGCGACGCCCCCGCCTTCTTGCGAATGGACCCGCAACTGCTGGAAGGTGTCGGCGGAACCATCGCGCTTGGTGTGCGTTTCCGCATGCAATCCGGCCCGGCGCTGCAAACCTTGGTTTCCGGAGTGAAACAGGAGAACGGCGAGGACTGGTTCAATTTCGGGCTGAAAGAGCCCGCAACCGTCCACACAAACGCGACAAGCCGGAAACAACAGGCGCCGGAACTGAATCCCGTGGGTATCCGCCCGGACGAGTGGCACGGCGCCGTGGTGTGTTATGACGCGCGTGACCGCACGCGGACCATCTGCATTGATGGCGTGGTTCTGCAATCCGACAGCGCCTTGCCGGGGCCGCTGGAAGTGAATGAAGTGCGGATTGGCCGCGGCGTGCTGCATTTCGAGCCGTGGCAATTTCACGGCGACATGGACGAGTTCCGGTTCAGCGCCGAGGCGCGCTCCCGCGATTGGCTCCGCGCGGAAGCCGCCTGTCTGGGCGGAAAAGGCGATTTCGCCGTCGTGGGCCCCTGCCTGCGGCCAGGCGAGCCCGCGCCGCCCCCTGGAGCATTCGATTTGCTTGCGCCGGACGATGGCGGCGAATGGCGCAAGCGTGGGCCGGTGGAGTTGCACTGGCGCCCGTCGCCCGGCGCGGAACGCTACACGGTGCTGCTTCATCATACGCTTACGGACGAGCAGCCCGTGTCCAGTTTTGACGCGGCAGCCGCAACGCGGTTCGCCCTGGACGCCGCCCCGTTGTCGGGCCAGACGGTGTACTGGACCGTGCGCGCGGAGAATGCCTCCGGCAATCAAGGCGCCGCGGCGCGCCGTAGGCTCACATTCTACAATTGGAGTACTTCCGTGTCTGAAATGCCCAAAAACGCCGTTGCCCCGGTGTTGCAGCCTGCGGAAGGCGCACTATTTGACTTGGAGGGCTACCTGCGAGGGCGGATCGACCGCGTGATTCAGCGATTCTTCAGGGACGTGCCGGAGTCGAGTCCCGCGATCTTGCAGGTATTGCGTGACCGGGACCGCACGCCTGTGCGCGAACCGCTGGTTCCGTGGGCGGGCGAGTTCGCGGGAAAATACCTTACCGCCGCGCAATTGACCTGGCGGCTAACGCATGACGAGGGACTGAAGGAGACCATCGATGCGTTCGTGCGCGACCTGATCGCATGCCAGCAGCCGTCCGGCTACCTCGGACCATTCCCGGAGGCGTCCCGGCTGACCGGCGGCAACTGGGACGTCTGGGGCCATTATCACTGCATGCTCGGGCTGATGCTTTACTATGAAGATACCGGTTTCGAAGCTGCGCTCGACACGTGCCGAAAAGCCGCGGACCTCCTCTTCGAGACTTTTGGCCGCGGAGGGCCGACGCTGACCTGCGACGGCTCCGGCGGCGAGATGAACATGGCCGTCTGTCATGCGCTCGTGCTGCTGTACAAGAAGACCGGCGTCGCGCGCTATCTCGACCTCGCGAAGTACATCGTGCACGAAGCGTGGAACGAGGAAGGCGCGGGACACTATCTCGAATGCGCGCTGGCCGGGAAACCGGTCGTCGAGATGCCGCGCCACCGCTGGGAATCCATCCACGACTGGCAGGCGCTTGCGGAACTCTACTGGCTCACCGGCGACGAGCAATACAGGAACGCATTCATGCACCTCTGGCGCGACGGCCTGCGCGGTGACCGGCACAACACCGGCGGCGTCACCTCGGGCGAGGGCTTCCAGGGAACGCCGTATCACGACGGCGCCATCGAAACCTGTTGCACCGTGGCGTGGATTGCGTTTTCGATTGACATGCTGCGCATGACCGGCGATTCGCGCGTCGCGGACGAAATCGAGTGGAGCACGCTCAACAGCGCGCTCGGCGCAATCCCGTACAGTGGCCGCGTGTGCGCCTACAACGTGCCCATGGACGGCACGCGCACGTTCGGCGTTGAACTGCCCTGGCAATCGCCCAAGGGAGGGCCCGACCTGAACTGTTGCAGCGTCAACGCGAATCGTCCCCTTGGCATGATTGCCCAGTGGGCGCTGATGCAGGACGCGGACGGGTTGCTGCTCAATTTCTACGGGCCTGGGCGCTATGAAGCCGGACTTCCAGGCGGAAACAAGGTCACGCTGCGGCA
It includes:
- a CDS encoding DUF1080 domain-containing protein; amino-acid sequence: MLISSITSIRGRGHRCLVRLVLALAAMQTVTAAEPVPSALETDAAGWLDIMPSADLKGWSRVPVPPGGELGRQQWHVEESGTILVCDGDGGHDMLLCDREFGDAIFHVEFRYIKVEGTAGYNSGAYVRNSKDGAIWHQAQIGDASGGYLFGETPNPDGTPRFFTTAEEVTEGRVKHAGEWNTLEITARGNVLTLWVNGAVTCEVKDCAAPSGLVGVEGEGFRIEFRNLKVKELR
- a CDS encoding glycoside hydrolase family 127 protein, with the translated sequence MRLAMACILLPVWMVPAGASGWWDSAWSWRQRVSIDASILAHDLEQFPVSLFLENPELVAHAAKADGSDVRAVSQDGHVLPLEIVRWQPEMAELHVRVPRIVAGQAGQYVDLYCGNPAAEREPSVVFAGAGYRAVLHLAGDTQDACAGAPTVVPEGNIALGEAARFPGDAPAFLRMDPQLLEGVGGTIALGVRFRMQSGPALQTLVSGVKQENGEDWFNFGLKEPATVHTNATSRKQQAPELNPVGIRPDEWHGAVVCYDARDRTRTICIDGVVLQSDSALPGPLEVNEVRIGRGVLHFEPWQFHGDMDEFRFSAEARSRDWLRAEAACLGGKGDFAVVGPCLRPGEPAPPPGAFDLLAPDDGGEWRKRGPVELHWRPSPGAERYTVLLHHTLTDEQPVSSFDAAAATRFALDAAPLSGQTVYWTVRAENASGNQGAAARRRLTFYNWSTSVSEMPKNAVAPVLQPAEGALFDLEGYLRGRIDRVIQRFFRDVPESSPAILQVLRDRDRTPVREPLVPWAGEFAGKYLTAAQLTWRLTHDEGLKETIDAFVRDLIACQQPSGYLGPFPEASRLTGGNWDVWGHYHCMLGLMLYYEDTGFEAALDTCRKAADLLFETFGRGGPTLTCDGSGGEMNMAVCHALVLLYKKTGVARYLDLAKYIVHEAWNEEGAGHYLECALAGKPVVEMPRHRWESIHDWQALAELYWLTGDEQYRNAFMHLWRDGLRGDRHNTGGVTSGEGFQGTPYHDGAIETCCTVAWIAFSIDMLRMTGDSRVADEIEWSTLNSALGAIPYSGRVCAYNVPMDGTRTFGVELPWQSPKGGPDLNCCSVNANRPLGMIAQWALMQDADGLLLNFYGPGRYEAGLPGGNKVTLRQVTEYPVNPAVRIEITTANAEEFSLRLRIPSWSGKTAASINGEAIPAPCPGSYLRLRREWHTGDIVEISFDFTPRFWTGAESRAGKVSLYRGPLLLAYDARYNTLEPNALPALDWQAVAIEPAAWREPIEPWFLATVRDAAGNAYAVCDLSSAGQTGNHYRSWLPAKDTASFGAAGHVGEPRVELLSLARIWDAAPHNAFTDLTRFQDKWYCSFRESEGHVGGDGKTRILVSADGETWRSATLLEEAGIDLRDPKLCV
- a CDS encoding radical SAM protein, which codes for MNPREVLLVNPNFMTPPVAPLGLEYTADALERAGFAPVLRDLTFAEDWRKELGDALEASAYGAALVSVRNIDDAFFASRDFVLARTREVVAWIKARSGTPVILGGVGFSTAPCEVLVFTGADYGIIGDGEEGAPVLLRALSSGGEVASVPGIVSCDSRGKARASGFAQADLGALGAPRRGFVDNRRYFREGGQAGIETKRGCGMSCAYCVEPHAKGRALRLRRPEHVVEEVKDLLEQGIDVFHLCDSEFNLPRGHALAVCEALHASGVHHRIRWYTYAYPAPFDGELARVMAQAGCVGINFGVDHLDAQMLRRLGRHYTADDVRRTLEACRNAGITVMCDMLFGAPGETRETLARAIALMQGMAPERVGLSCGVRVYPRTPLARMVREMGPLRDNPHLHGETEENEDFLRPVFYVDGGIGLEIHDYVDTLVSGDTRFLHANPNRREANYNYNDNAVLVEAIRAGERGAYWDILRRISR
- a CDS encoding YggT family protein — encoded protein: MIHRIISWVCDVYLLGLIALAVASWAQHPVAYAIRRGIDPFYEPFLKPIRDRLRAFQAGNAQIDFSPLVLFIAVIVLREIVLGIL
- a CDS encoding adenylate kinase, whose protein sequence is MHMVLLGAPGVGKGTQAEYLTKKYGCCQLSTGDVFRAAKNTSPEAMTETMRQAVERMKQGKLVSDETVVQIVRERFDCLTCDYGFLLDGFPRTVDQAKALEEMLRELNVQLDGVLNYTLDIDEVVKRLSGRRTCKACKATAHVIFNPPKTGGVCDKCGGELYQRDDDQPDAIRVRLQAYEDSTAPLAAHYDNQGLLINISAEGPPAEVFARTEQIVDERFF
- a CDS encoding carbonic anhydrase: MTTPGPKPDAAGALQTLGEGNRRFAAGQTAHPRGDAARRALAAASQQSDYAYATVLSCSDSRVPVEWVFDAGIMDLFVVRVAGNVCNTDEIGCIEYGLAHVRTPVLVVMGHTQCGAVTAVTRALQGHGHPLERNIPPLVKSIEPAVRRALEQGAAEDDAALLRLAVEENIWQAIENLFLASPRTRELARAGQARVVGAVYELETGLVQWLDERRVRSLLEAAECSPARARDPFARD